Proteins from one Mesoplodon densirostris isolate mMesDen1 chromosome 1, mMesDen1 primary haplotype, whole genome shotgun sequence genomic window:
- the CUEDC2 gene encoding CUE domain-containing protein 2, giving the protein MELERMVSAALLAFVQTHLPEADLSGLDEVIFSYVLGVLEDLGPSGPSEENFDMEAFTEMMEAYVPGFAYIPRGTIGEMMRKLSGQLSGARNKENLKPQSSEVQGQVSVSPEPLQRLKEEMMSSLTAAGDTQDEASGAEEELLPGVDVLLEVFPTCSVEQAQWVLAKARGDLEEAVQMLVEGKEEGPAAWDGHNQDLPRRLRGPQKDELKSFILQKYMMVDSAEDQKIHRPMAPKEAPKKLIRYIDNQVVSTKGERFKDVRNPEAEEMKATYINLKPARKYRFH; this is encoded by the exons ATGGAGCTGGAGAGGATGGTCAGTGCAGCCCTCCTTGCCTTTGTTCAGACGCACCTCCCAGAGGCTGACCTCAG CGGCTTGGATGAGGTCATCTTCTCCTATGTGCTTGGGGTCCTTGAGGACCTGGGCCCCTCAGGCCCATCGGAGGAGAATTTCGATATGGAGGCCTTCACTGAGATGATGGAGGCCTATGTACCTGGCTTCGCCTACATCCCAAG AGGTACAATAGGGGAAATGATGCGGAAGCTCTCAGGGCAGTTGAGTGGTGCCAGGAACAAAG AGAACCTGAAACCACAGAGCTCTGAGGTCCAAGGTCAGGTATCTGTCTCCCCAGAGCCTCTGCAGAGGCTCAAAGAAGAGATGATGTCTTCTCTGACTGCTGCTGGGGACACTCAAGATGAG GCATCTGGTGCTGAGGAGGAACTGCTGCCAGGGGTGGACGTACTTCTGGAGGTGTTCCCTACCTGTTCGGTGGAGCAGGCCCAGTGGGTGTTGGCCAAAGCTCGAGGGGACTTGGAAGAAGCTGTGCAGATGCTGgtagaggggaaggaggaggggcctgCAGCCTGGGATGGCCACAACCAG GACCTGCCCAGGCGCCTCAGAGGGCCCCAAAAGGATGAGCTGAAGTCTTTCATCCTGCAGAA GTACATGATGGTGGATAGTGCAGAGGATCAGAAGATTCACCGGCCTATGGCTCCTAAGGAG GCTCCCAAGAAGCTGATCCGATACATCGACAACCAGGTAGTGAGCACCAAAGGGGAGCGATTCAAAGATGTGCGGAACCCTGAGGCTGAGGAGATGAAGGCCACATACATCAACCTCAAGCCAGCCAGAAAGTACCGCTTCCACTGA